The following proteins are encoded in a genomic region of Myxococcota bacterium:
- a CDS encoding KamA family radical SAM protein yields MSAALDLPRVAPPDGVDPRAWRDWTWQMRARVRSADDLARFVAPDPDEVAAIDALADRFRFVITPYYARLMDPLDPACPIRRQVVPRTAELGDARGLADPLDEVAHSPVKNVVRVYPDRIAFCVNNECALYCRYCLRKRMVGDEAWTMQKRELERALDWIRATPAIRDVLLTGGDPLVFSDARLDWLLGELRAIPHVEVLRLGTRLPVTLPYRVTDALCAMLERHHPVWVNTHFNHPRECTADAAEACDRLLRAGIPVGNQSVLLRGINDDVAVMKELCETLVRMRVRPYYCYQAQLLEGTAHFRVPIERGIALFRALRGRTSGFAIPTYVLDTPYGKVPLQHPYARGRDGDDFVVETWDGRLWREPNPPDAAGAAPAAERA; encoded by the coding sequence GTGAGCGCGGCGCTCGACCTCCCGCGCGTCGCGCCGCCCGACGGCGTCGACCCGCGCGCGTGGCGCGACTGGACGTGGCAGATGCGCGCGCGCGTGCGCTCGGCCGACGACCTCGCGCGCTTCGTCGCGCCGGACCCGGACGAGGTCGCGGCCATCGACGCGCTCGCCGACCGCTTCCGCTTCGTGATCACGCCCTACTACGCGCGGCTCATGGACCCGCTCGACCCCGCGTGCCCGATCCGCCGCCAGGTCGTGCCGCGCACGGCCGAGCTCGGAGACGCGCGCGGGCTCGCCGACCCGCTCGACGAGGTCGCGCACTCGCCCGTCAAGAACGTGGTCCGCGTCTACCCCGACCGGATCGCGTTCTGCGTCAACAACGAGTGCGCGCTCTACTGCCGCTACTGCCTGCGCAAGCGGATGGTCGGCGACGAGGCGTGGACGATGCAGAAGCGCGAGCTCGAGCGCGCGCTCGACTGGATCCGCGCGACGCCCGCGATCCGCGACGTGCTGCTCACGGGCGGCGACCCGCTCGTCTTCTCCGACGCGCGACTCGACTGGCTGCTCGGCGAGCTGCGCGCGATCCCGCACGTCGAGGTGCTCCGGCTCGGCACGCGGCTTCCCGTCACGTTGCCGTACCGGGTGACCGACGCGCTCTGCGCGATGCTCGAGCGCCACCACCCCGTCTGGGTCAACACGCACTTCAACCACCCGCGCGAGTGCACGGCGGACGCGGCCGAGGCGTGCGACCGGCTGCTGCGCGCGGGCATCCCGGTCGGCAACCAGAGCGTGCTCCTGCGCGGCATCAACGACGACGTCGCCGTGATGAAGGAGCTGTGCGAGACGCTCGTGCGCATGCGCGTGCGACCCTACTACTGCTACCAGGCGCAGCTGCTCGAGGGCACCGCGCACTTCCGCGTGCCGATCGAGCGCGGCATCGCGCTCTTCCGCGCGCTGCGCGGCCGGACGAGCGGCTTCGCGATTCCGACCTACGTGCTCGACACGCCGTACGGCAAGGTGCCGCTCCAGCATCCGTACGCGCGCGGGCGCGACGGCGACGACTTCGTGGTCGAGACGTGGGACGGCCGCCTGTGGCGCGAGCCGAACCCGCCGGACGCGGCGGGCGCCGCCCCGGCGGCGGAGCGCGCGTGA
- the murJ gene encoding murein biosynthesis integral membrane protein MurJ produces MSAPGEPAAAPRPAPSVRAVALLLGASVALSRVVGYVREITLANQLGVGSSSDAYNAAFTIPDVLNYLLAGGALTVAFVPFYTRVRRERGDAAAQQLFETVLGTTAALVVVATCVLFALADELVRVAFSGFDAPTRALTARLSRILLPAQVFFVTGGIVRAVLMVEGRFATHAVAPVVYNLGIIAGGLATGTPEGFAWGALAGAVVGPFALPVADLLRTHRVGLRIDLRSRDFRTYAWIALPLMLGLSLTTVDEWYEKLFGQALAVGTVAVLGFARKLVQAPIAIVGQAIGVAALPTLTRLWSEGRTDELERVLSGALRAAIGLGALSAAFVFAFAAPVVTVLYQHGAFSAEAAARTGRVLAVMSFAIVGWIAQQVAVRAFYAREEMWRAMALGTAIVVAVVPLYVFAGGAYGAEGLAAAGAVAMVVNAVATLAWARARFGGPRLGPLARSLARSAVVAAAAAAAGRAAGGAAVGALGAEGRAAAIAELVAGGAAFAAAAAIGLAAVGDAETRATAQRLAGRAARLARRRR; encoded by the coding sequence GTGAGCGCACCGGGCGAACCCGCCGCCGCGCCGCGGCCCGCGCCGAGCGTCCGCGCCGTCGCGCTGCTGCTCGGCGCGAGCGTCGCGCTGTCGCGCGTCGTCGGGTACGTCCGCGAGATCACGCTCGCGAACCAGCTCGGCGTGGGCAGCTCGTCCGACGCGTACAACGCGGCGTTCACGATCCCCGACGTGCTCAACTACCTGCTCGCGGGCGGTGCGCTCACCGTCGCGTTCGTGCCGTTCTACACGCGCGTGCGCCGCGAGCGCGGCGACGCGGCCGCGCAGCAGCTCTTCGAGACCGTGCTCGGCACGACCGCCGCGCTCGTCGTCGTCGCGACCTGCGTGCTGTTCGCGCTCGCCGACGAGCTCGTGCGCGTCGCCTTCTCGGGGTTCGACGCGCCGACGCGCGCGCTGACGGCGCGCCTCTCGCGCATCCTCCTCCCGGCCCAGGTCTTCTTCGTGACGGGCGGGATCGTGCGCGCGGTGCTGATGGTCGAGGGCCGCTTCGCGACGCACGCCGTGGCGCCCGTCGTCTACAACCTCGGCATCATCGCCGGCGGTCTCGCGACCGGGACGCCGGAGGGCTTCGCCTGGGGTGCGCTCGCCGGCGCCGTCGTCGGCCCCTTCGCGCTGCCCGTCGCCGACCTGCTGCGCACGCACCGCGTCGGCCTCCGCATCGACCTCCGCTCGCGCGACTTCCGCACCTACGCGTGGATCGCGCTGCCGCTCATGCTCGGCCTCTCGCTGACGACCGTGGACGAGTGGTACGAGAAGCTCTTCGGGCAGGCGCTCGCGGTCGGCACCGTCGCGGTGCTCGGGTTCGCGCGCAAGCTCGTGCAGGCGCCGATCGCGATCGTCGGGCAGGCGATCGGCGTCGCCGCGCTGCCGACGCTCACGCGCCTGTGGAGCGAAGGGCGCACGGACGAGCTCGAGCGCGTGCTCTCGGGCGCGCTGCGCGCCGCGATCGGGCTCGGCGCGCTCTCGGCCGCCTTCGTGTTCGCGTTCGCCGCGCCGGTCGTCACGGTGCTCTACCAGCACGGCGCGTTCTCGGCCGAGGCCGCGGCGCGCACCGGGCGCGTCCTCGCCGTCATGAGCTTCGCGATCGTCGGCTGGATCGCGCAGCAGGTGGCGGTGCGCGCCTTCTACGCGCGCGAGGAGATGTGGCGGGCGATGGCGCTCGGCACGGCGATCGTCGTCGCGGTCGTGCCGCTCTACGTCTTTGCGGGTGGCGCCTACGGCGCGGAAGGCCTCGCCGCGGCCGGCGCCGTCGCGATGGTCGTGAACGCGGTCGCGACGCTCGCCTGGGCGCGCGCGCGCTTCGGCGGGCCTCGCCTCGGCCCGCTCGCGCGGTCGCTCGCGCGTTCGGCCGTGGTCGCCGCGGCCGCGGCCGCGGCGGGCCGCGCCGCGGGGGGCGCGGCCGTGGGCGCGCTCGGCGCCGAGGGCCGCGCGGCCGCGATCGCCGAGCTCGTCGCCGGCGGCGCGGCGTTCGCGGCGGCGGCGGCGATCGGGCTCGCGGCGGTCGGCGACGCGGAGACGCGCGCGACCGCGCAGCGGCTCGCGGGGCGCGCGGCCCGCCTCGCGCGCCGTCGGCGCTGA
- a CDS encoding hydantoinase B/oxoprolinase family protein, which produces MAGAARGGGWQLWVDRGGTFTDCIGVAPDGAVHVSKLLSSDAAPIEGLRALLARAGADVGDALRGATVRLGTTVATNALLERRGASTAVVATRGLGDVFEIGTQERPALFDLSVARPPRLHCATVEIGARIGARGEPVAPFDADEARTALAAARAAGATSVAVALLHATVDPAHERACAALAREAGFAHVVASHEIANEQGLLARGETAIADAYLTPLLRRHVDALAAALPAARVRFMQSSGGLTEAARFRGPNALLSGPAGGVVAAAAVARRAGFATAVGFDMGGTSTDVSLVVDGEVERAFETQVGGVRVKAPMLRIHTVAAGGGSLCGFDGFALTVGPGSAGALPGPLCYGRRDAAGAQLATRIAVTDANALLGRIQPDRFPFALDLDAVRAAFEREARALGGARALGSARGDVGGGGAARARGPVELAAGFLEVANAHMAQAIAEVSIARGVDVREAALVAFGGAAGQHACAVARRLGVRTVLLHPLAGVLSAFGIGCAPASWDGERDAGRIALPAAERGAAVGLPPAIAGALAALEREGRAALVDAGEDGDALRATRSLDLRYAGTDTALAVSAPEARGDDARAWRDAFERAHRERFGYAREGRDVEIAAVRVRVVGPEGDAFAAARPPAARAGAAPAGADAAAGEVDALLRRERVWFEGAGFVDTPVLARERLASGVELAGPALVIEDAGTIVVEPGFRGRVEADGVLRLDDAMPARRAPARDDEARETAAFDPVRIEVFGNRFMSIAEQMGAVLRNTAVSTNIKERLDYSCAVFDADGGLVANAPHIPVHLGAMSETVRCAIARFGDALAPGDVVLGNDPFEGGSHLPDVTAVTPVFAAGADAGGARPLFFVASRGHHADIGGRTPGSMPPDSRTLEEEGVVLEAFRVVRAGRFDEDGLRERLARARFPARRPDDNVADTEAMIAANEAGARGLRAFADERGAALVARTMGELQEVAAAKVAREIARLPDGLHRFADALDDGTPVAVALDVRGDRMRIDFAGTGPASPGNLNAPRAVVQAAVLYVLRSLVAERFPLNGGCLRPVEIAIPAGSLLDPPRGSAVVGGNVETSQRIVDVLLGALGAAAASQGTMNNVTFGDERFGYYETLGGGAGAGPSWDGASGVHTHMTNTRITDAEVLESRAPVRLETFALRRGSGGAGRHRGGDGLVRRYRFTAPVAASVLTERRTRAPWGLAGGEPGARGSNRVVRADGSARELASRAHVALDAGDALEIATPGGGGYGAPEA; this is translated from the coding sequence GTGGCCGGCGCGGCGCGCGGCGGCGGCTGGCAGCTGTGGGTCGACCGCGGCGGCACCTTCACCGACTGCATCGGCGTCGCGCCCGACGGCGCCGTGCACGTCTCCAAGCTGCTGTCGTCCGACGCGGCGCCGATCGAGGGGCTCCGCGCACTGCTCGCGCGCGCGGGCGCCGACGTCGGCGACGCGCTCCGCGGCGCGACGGTGCGCCTCGGCACGACCGTCGCGACCAACGCGCTGCTCGAGCGACGCGGGGCGTCGACGGCGGTGGTCGCGACGCGCGGCCTCGGCGACGTCTTCGAGATCGGCACCCAGGAGCGGCCCGCGCTGTTCGACCTCTCGGTCGCGCGCCCGCCGCGCCTGCACTGCGCGACCGTCGAGATCGGCGCGCGCATCGGCGCGCGCGGCGAGCCCGTCGCGCCGTTCGACGCGGACGAGGCGCGCACCGCGCTCGCGGCCGCCCGCGCGGCCGGCGCGACGAGCGTCGCCGTCGCCCTCCTGCACGCGACCGTCGACCCCGCGCACGAGCGCGCGTGCGCGGCGCTCGCGCGCGAAGCGGGATTCGCGCACGTCGTCGCCTCGCACGAGATCGCGAACGAGCAGGGGCTCCTCGCGCGCGGCGAGACGGCGATCGCCGACGCGTATCTGACGCCGCTCCTGCGGCGCCACGTCGACGCGCTCGCGGCCGCGCTCCCGGCGGCGCGCGTGCGCTTCATGCAGTCCTCGGGCGGGCTCACCGAGGCCGCGCGCTTCCGCGGGCCGAACGCGCTGCTCTCGGGGCCGGCGGGCGGCGTCGTCGCCGCGGCCGCCGTCGCGCGGCGCGCGGGCTTCGCGACCGCCGTCGGCTTCGACATGGGAGGCACGTCGACCGACGTGTCGCTCGTCGTCGACGGCGAGGTCGAGCGCGCGTTCGAGACGCAGGTCGGCGGCGTGCGGGTCAAGGCGCCGATGCTGCGCATCCACACGGTCGCCGCGGGCGGCGGGTCGCTGTGCGGCTTCGACGGCTTCGCGCTCACGGTCGGGCCCGGGAGCGCCGGCGCGCTCCCCGGCCCCCTCTGCTACGGGCGGCGCGACGCCGCGGGCGCGCAGCTCGCGACGCGCATCGCGGTCACCGATGCGAACGCGCTGCTCGGGCGCATCCAGCCCGACCGTTTCCCGTTCGCGCTCGACCTCGACGCGGTGCGCGCGGCGTTCGAGCGCGAGGCGCGCGCGCTCGGCGGAGCGCGCGCGCTCGGCAGCGCGCGGGGCGACGTCGGTGGGGGCGGCGCGGCGCGCGCGCGCGGGCCGGTCGAGCTCGCGGCCGGGTTCCTCGAGGTCGCGAACGCGCACATGGCCCAGGCGATCGCCGAGGTGTCGATCGCCCGCGGCGTCGACGTGCGCGAGGCGGCGCTCGTCGCGTTCGGCGGCGCGGCCGGTCAACACGCCTGCGCGGTCGCGCGACGCCTCGGCGTGCGCACGGTGCTGCTGCATCCGCTCGCGGGCGTCCTGTCGGCCTTCGGCATCGGCTGCGCGCCGGCGTCCTGGGACGGCGAGCGCGACGCCGGACGCATCGCGCTCCCGGCCGCGGAGCGGGGCGCGGCGGTCGGCCTGCCGCCGGCGATCGCGGGCGCGCTCGCGGCACTCGAGCGGGAAGGGCGCGCGGCGCTCGTCGACGCGGGCGAGGACGGCGACGCGCTGCGCGCGACGCGCTCGCTCGACCTCCGCTACGCCGGCACGGACACCGCGCTCGCGGTGTCGGCGCCCGAGGCGCGCGGCGACGACGCGCGCGCCTGGCGCGACGCCTTCGAGCGCGCGCACCGCGAGCGCTTCGGCTACGCGCGCGAGGGCCGCGACGTCGAGATCGCGGCCGTGCGCGTGCGCGTCGTCGGGCCGGAGGGCGACGCCTTCGCGGCGGCCCGGCCGCCGGCCGCGCGCGCGGGCGCCGCGCCTGCGGGTGCGGATGCAGCTGCGGGCGAGGTGGACGCCTTGCTCCGGCGCGAACGCGTGTGGTTCGAGGGCGCGGGCTTCGTCGACACGCCCGTGCTCGCGCGCGAGCGGCTCGCTTCGGGTGTCGAGCTCGCGGGCCCGGCGCTCGTGATCGAGGACGCGGGCACGATCGTCGTCGAGCCGGGCTTCCGCGGTCGCGTCGAGGCGGACGGCGTGTTGCGGCTCGACGACGCGATGCCGGCGCGCCGCGCGCCCGCGCGCGACGACGAGGCGCGCGAGACGGCCGCGTTCGACCCCGTCCGCATCGAGGTCTTCGGCAACCGCTTCATGTCGATCGCCGAGCAGATGGGCGCCGTGCTCCGCAACACGGCGGTGTCGACCAACATCAAGGAGCGGCTCGACTACTCGTGTGCCGTGTTCGACGCCGACGGCGGGCTCGTCGCGAATGCGCCGCACATCCCCGTGCACCTCGGCGCGATGAGCGAGACGGTGCGCTGCGCGATCGCGCGCTTCGGCGACGCGCTCGCTCCGGGCGACGTCGTGCTCGGCAACGACCCGTTCGAGGGCGGCTCGCACCTCCCCGACGTGACGGCGGTGACGCCGGTGTTCGCGGCCGGCGCGGATGCCGGTGGGGCGCGCCCGCTCTTCTTCGTCGCGAGCCGCGGGCACCACGCCGACATCGGCGGGCGCACCCCGGGGTCGATGCCGCCCGACTCGCGCACGCTCGAGGAGGAAGGCGTGGTGCTCGAGGCCTTCCGGGTGGTGCGCGCGGGGCGCTTCGACGAGGACGGGCTGCGGGAGCGGCTCGCACGCGCGCGCTTCCCGGCGCGGCGGCCCGACGACAACGTCGCCGACACCGAGGCGATGATCGCGGCGAACGAGGCGGGCGCGCGCGGGCTGCGCGCGTTCGCCGACGAGCGCGGCGCCGCGCTCGTCGCCCGCACCATGGGCGAGCTTCAGGAAGTCGCCGCCGCGAAGGTCGCGCGCGAGATCGCGCGCCTGCCCGACGGGCTCCACCGCTTCGCGGACGCGCTCGACGACGGCACGCCCGTCGCCGTCGCGCTCGACGTGCGCGGCGACCGCATGCGGATCGACTTCGCGGGCACGGGCCCCGCCTCGCCCGGGAACCTCAACGCGCCGCGGGCGGTCGTGCAGGCCGCGGTGCTCTACGTGCTGCGCTCGCTCGTCGCCGAGCGCTTCCCGCTGAACGGGGGCTGTCTCCGGCCGGTCGAGATCGCGATCCCCGCCGGCTCGCTGCTCGACCCGCCGCGCGGGAGCGCCGTCGTCGGCGGCAACGTCGAGACCTCGCAGCGCATCGTCGACGTGCTGCTCGGCGCGCTCGGCGCGGCCGCCGCCAGCCAGGGCACGATGAACAACGTGACGTTCGGCGACGAGCGCTTCGGCTACTACGAGACGCTCGGCGGCGGCGCGGGCGCGGGGCCGTCGTGGGACGGCGCGTCCGGCGTGCACACGCACATGACGAACACGCGCATCACCGACGCCGAGGTGCTCGAGAGCCGTGCGCCCGTGCGGCTCGAGACGTTCGCGCTGCGCCGGGGCTCGGGCGGAGCGGGCCGCCACCGCGGCGGCGACGGGCTCGTCCGCCGCTATCGCTTCACGGCGCCCGTCGCGGCGAGCGTGCTGACGGAGCGGCGCACGCGCGCGCCGTGGGGGCTCGCGGGCGGCGAGCCGGGCGCGCGCGGGAGCAACCGCGTCGTGCGCGCCGACGGGAGCGCGCGCGAGCTCGCGAGCCGCGCACACGTCGCACTCGACGCGGGCGACGCGCTCGAGATCGCGACGCCCGGTGGCGGCGGCTACGGCGCGCCCGAAGCGTGA